In Acidimicrobiales bacterium, the genomic window CGGCCGACGCGGCCGGGACCGAGCCGAGAGCCAACCAGCGGGTGAGGGGCCAGTTCACCGTTCCCTTGCGAAAGTGGACCGCGGCGCCGACCGGCTTCATGATGAGCGACGTGAGCAGATCGCTCGAGACGGCCGTTCCCGGGTTGATGCCGAACAGCAGGACGAGGATCGGCGTCATCAGTGCGCCGCCGCCCACGCCGGTGAGTCCCACGGTGAAGCCGAAGAACAGGCCGGCCACGGCCTTCATGACGTCCAGATGCAGGCTTCCGCCCCCGTTTCCAACAAAACTGATCGTTTCGGTGGTGAATACACCATACCAAGTCCGCGAGCAGTGTTCGACAGGATCCTCGCCCGGGCTCGGCACCGGGCTGTCCGGTCCGGGGCGCCGCCATGGCACGGCGCCCGCCGCCGGCCGCCGGCCTGGCGGAGCGGGGCGTTGAGCACGCCGGCGGTGGGTGACCCTGCCCCCGACTTCACGCTCCCGGGCACCCCGGGCGGCCGGCCGTACCGGCTCTCGGACCTCCGCGGACACGTCGTCGTCCTCGTCTTCTACCCGGGCGACGACACCGTCGTGTGCACCACCCAGCTGGTCAGCTACAGCACCGACCTGGCCCGGTTCTCCGATCTCGGCGCCGAGGTCCTCGCCATCAGCCCACAGGATGTGGCCAGCCACGAGGCGTTCGCCGCCCGCCACCACCTCGGTTTCCCCCTGCTGGCCGACACGGCGAAGGCGGTGGGTCGGGCCTACGGGCTCGTGGGCCCGTTGGGCTTCTACAAGCGGTCCGTGTTCGTGGTCGACGGCTCAGGAGTGGTCCGCTACGCCCATCGCTCGAGCCACGGGCTCACGTACCGCCCGACCGACGAGCTCGTGGCCGCCGTCCGTGAGGCAGCCGTGCCCTCGATCGGTTGATCTCGTCCACACGGGGGTCCACCCCTCGGCGGTGAGGTTCGGCTACCCTCGAACGAGTGTTCGCACTGGGCATCGATCCGGGCGTGTCGCGCTGCGGCTACGGCGTCGTCGGGCGAGACGCGTCGGGGTACCGGGCGGTGGCCGCGGGGGTCATCACGACACCCGCCGCCGACCCGCTGCCGGGCCGCCTGGCCACGCTGCTGGCCGAGTTGACCGACCTCATCGCCCAGCACCGGCCGCACGTGGTGGTCGTCGAGCGGGTGTTCTTCCAGACCAACGTTCGCACCGCCATGTCGGTCGGCCAGGCCAGCGGCCTGGCCCTCGCCGCCGCCGCCACGGCCGGCTGCGAGATCGCCCAGTACACGGCCAACGAGGTCAAGGCGTCGGTCGCCGGGTACGGGGCGGCCACCAAGGAACAGGTCCAGCGCATGGTGCAGTCCCTCCTGTCCCTCGCCGAGGTGCCCAAGCCGCCCGACGCCGCCGACGCGCTGGCCCTCGCCCTGTGCCACCTGGCCGTGGCACCCCGCCTGGCCCGCATCGCAGGCGCCGAGGCCGAGGCCGCACGATGATCGGGTCCCTGCGGGGCATCGTGCTCGATCGGCTGCCCCCGGCCGAGCTCCTCCTCGAGGTCGGCGGCGTCGGGTATCGCGTCACGGTCACCCCCGCCGCCTTGGCCGCCGGCACGCCCGGCCAGCCGCTCTTCGTCCATGTCCACACCCATGTGCGGGAGGACGCCATCGTCCTGTACGGCTTCCCGACCGCCGACGAGCGCCGGTGCTTCGAGGCCCTCCTTGGAGCCCACGGGGTCGGCCCCGGGCTGGCCGTCGCCATCCTCTCCGCCCTCACCCCCCATGCGTTGCGCCGGGCCGTCGCCGCCGAGGACGCCGACGCCCTCACCGCCGTGCCCGGGGTCGGCCGGAAGACGGCGGCGCGCCTGCTGCTCGAGCTCGAGTCCCGCCTCGATCTCCCGGTCGACGGGGCGCCGGCCCCCGGCACCGTCACCGGCGATGCCCATGCCGAGGTCCGGGCCGCCCTGGCCGGCCTGGGCTACGGGCCCGACGAGGTCCGCTCGGCTCTCCGGGCCCTTCCCGAGGCCGGCAGCGTGGAGGAGCTGCTCACGTCGGCCCTCCGCCAGATGGCGGGTGCGCGGTGACCCGCTCGGCGCCCTGCGGGCGGGTTGCCACCCGTCGGTGCGGTTCGGGGGTGCGCCGGTGACCCGTGAGGAGGTGCTGGCCGCGGTGGCGACCGATCCCGTGGAGGCGGCCGAGGAGGCCACCCTGCGGCCCCGGCGCCTCTCCGAGTTCGTCGGCCAGACCCAGCTCAAGGAGCACCTCGAGATCGTGCTGGAGGCGGCCAGGCGCCGGGGCCAGTCCGTCGACCATCTGCTGTTCGCCGGACCGCCGGGCCTGGGCAAGACGTCGCTGTCCGGCATCGTGGCCGCCGAGATGGGCGTGGGCCTGCGGATCACGTCGGGGCCCGCCCTCGTCCGGGCGGGCGACCTGGCCGCCCTCCTCACCGACCTGCACGACGGCGACGTGCTGTTCATCGACGAGATCCACCGCCTCGGCCGCCAGGTCGAGGAGGTGCTGTACCCGGCCATGGAGGACTTCCAGCTCGACATCGTGCTCGGCAAGGGGCCGGCCGCCCGCTCCATCCGCCTCGACCTCCCCCGTTTCACCCTGGTGGGCGCCACCACCCGCACGGGGCTGCTCACCGGGCCCCTGCGCGACCGCTTCGGCCTGGTGGCCCGCCTCGACCACTACCCGGTTGCCGATCTGGTGGAGATCGTCGAGCGGGCCGCCCGCATCCTCGGCGTGCCGCTCGAGGACGGCGGCGCCTCCGAGGTCGCCCGCCGGTCACGCGGCACCCCCCGCATCGCCAACCGGCTGCTGAAGCGCGTGCGGGACTTCGCCGAGGTGCGCGGCGACGGGGTGGTCACGCAGGCGGCGGCCGCTGCCGGCCTGGCCCTGTTCGGTGTCGACGACCTCGGTCTCGACAAGGTCGACCGGGCCGTGCTCGGCGCCCTCTGCTCGCGCTTCGGTGGCGGCCCGGTGGGCCTCTCCACCCTCGCCGTCAGCATCGGGGAGGAGACCGAGACGCTGGAGGACGTGTACGAGCCGTTCCTCCTCCAGCTCGGCATGCTCAAGCGCACGCCTCGCGGTCGCGTCGCCATGCCCGCCGCGTGGCGCCACCTGGGGCTTGCCGCCCCCCAGTCCGCCGCCGTCCTCTTCGACGACCAGTAGCCCCGCCCGCCCCCGCCCAGCCGCCTTCTGGGTGGCTGGCGGGGTGCCCGTACGCTGCCGCCGTGTTGCGTCCTGAAAGCTGGACCAGACCAGCGGGTGCAAGTCCCGTCCGGGTAAGCGTCGGAGCGCCCGGTAGCAGGCCCCGGTTCGTCGCCGAGAGGCGGCGGGCTGAGCGGGGTGTCAAGAGCCTCTTTGGAGGGA contains:
- a CDS encoding peroxiredoxin, translating into MSTPAVGDPAPDFTLPGTPGGRPYRLSDLRGHVVVLVFYPGDDTVVCTTQLVSYSTDLARFSDLGAEVLAISPQDVASHEAFAARHHLGFPLLADTAKAVGRAYGLVGPLGFYKRSVFVVDGSGVVRYAHRSSHGLTYRPTDELVAAVREAAVPSIG
- the ruvC gene encoding crossover junction endodeoxyribonuclease RuvC; this encodes MFALGIDPGVSRCGYGVVGRDASGYRAVAAGVITTPAADPLPGRLATLLAELTDLIAQHRPHVVVVERVFFQTNVRTAMSVGQASGLALAAAATAGCEIAQYTANEVKASVAGYGAATKEQVQRMVQSLLSLAEVPKPPDAADALALALCHLAVAPRLARIAGAEAEAAR
- the ruvA gene encoding Holliday junction branch migration protein RuvA, with amino-acid sequence MIGSLRGIVLDRLPPAELLLEVGGVGYRVTVTPAALAAGTPGQPLFVHVHTHVREDAIVLYGFPTADERRCFEALLGAHGVGPGLAVAILSALTPHALRRAVAAEDADALTAVPGVGRKTAARLLLELESRLDLPVDGAPAPGTVTGDAHAEVRAALAGLGYGPDEVRSALRALPEAGSVEELLTSALRQMAGAR
- the ruvB gene encoding Holliday junction branch migration DNA helicase RuvB; translated protein: MRGDPLGALRAGCHPSVRFGGAPVTREEVLAAVATDPVEAAEEATLRPRRLSEFVGQTQLKEHLEIVLEAARRRGQSVDHLLFAGPPGLGKTSLSGIVAAEMGVGLRITSGPALVRAGDLAALLTDLHDGDVLFIDEIHRLGRQVEEVLYPAMEDFQLDIVLGKGPAARSIRLDLPRFTLVGATTRTGLLTGPLRDRFGLVARLDHYPVADLVEIVERAARILGVPLEDGGASEVARRSRGTPRIANRLLKRVRDFAEVRGDGVVTQAAAAAGLALFGVDDLGLDKVDRAVLGALCSRFGGGPVGLSTLAVSIGEETETLEDVYEPFLLQLGMLKRTPRGRVAMPAAWRHLGLAAPQSAAVLFDDQ